In a single window of the Esox lucius isolate fEsoLuc1 chromosome 22, fEsoLuc1.pri, whole genome shotgun sequence genome:
- the LOC105030700 gene encoding uncharacterized protein LOC105030700 isoform X2, whose protein sequence is MSILHSFRVFSDKCLSSTALEIVGAFQKFFVEYQEDNDRLRKLLGIPREIKYRRIESLQLSLAVSEEEVPPALQRLDQEWSGCLGQKDPEPIQIKEEQYELRTSQEEEQFQGLVNTEDSLSTPFHVKMECGQEDPLRNAILEEYPTFGQLEMSKLESFSLFLNEFLAASAVKILKAVKKTVAEYREENDHLRRMLQLTPEIP, encoded by the exons ATGTCTATACTACATTCGTTTCGCGTGTTTTCAGACAAGTGCTTATCCTCGACTGCCCTGGAGATTGTCGGTGCGTTCCAGAAATTTTTTGTAGAGTATCAGGAAGACAATGATCGGCTAAGAAAATTGCTTGGAATCCCAAGGGAAATAAAATATCGTCGAATCG AGTCCTTGCAGTTGTCTCTGGCAGTCTCTGAAGAGGAGGTTCCCCCTGCACTGCAGCGCCTTGATCAGGAGTGGAGCGGGTGTCTGGGACAGAAGGACCCAGAGCCCATACAGATTAAAGAGGAACAGTATGAACTCCGAACTAGTCAGGAGGAAGAGCAGTTTCAGGGGCTTGTTAATACAGAAGACTCCTTATCCACTCCTTTCCATGTAAAAATGGAATGTGGTCAGGAGGACCCACTTCGTAATGCCATACTAGAGGAATACCCCACTTTCGGTCAACTGGAAATGTCTAAACTAGAGtcatttagtttgtttttaaatgagttCTTAGCGGCATCTGCTGTTAAGATTTTGAAGGCAGTAAAGAAAACTGTTGCGGAGTACCGAGAAGAGAATGATCACCTACGGAGAATGCTTCAGTTAACTCCAGAG ATTCCCTAA
- the LOC105030700 gene encoding zinc finger protein 180 isoform X1 → MSILHSFRVFSDKCLSSTALEIVGAFQKFFVEYQEDNDRLRKLLGIPREIKYRRIESLQLSLAVSEEEVPPALQRLDQEWSGCLGQKDPEPIQIKEEQYELRTSQEEEQFQGLVNTEDSLSTPFHVKMECGQEDPLRNAILEEYPTFGQLEMSKLESFSLFLNEFLAASAVKILKAVKKTVAEYREENDHLRRMLQLTPEVKLYQTDSLKFSLAVSEAEFPPEQQHHEPEWRLSLGQKDPESIQIKEEQEELRTSQEEEQFQGLLDTKDCILTPCMKSEYDQEVQHWSLTLPQTQTVKRRECYSKTIAIKPFGLVTHPTSLDPPDNQHNSSSHSSAINGDQVRLDSRPPLDPSPPSDPSPSSDPGPPIEKHCSNPSTRKAHSCSDCGEMFALKSDLEMHVILAMKRPSSCCFCKKLYTSTCKLKAHIQLCHSGKPNTCLICGKVFKLKQYQSRHMRIHAEEKPFGCGDCGKSFHSKGALTEHARIHTGEKPFSCGDCGKCFNHKGVLTYHKRIHTGEKPFHCGDCGKSFHQNGDLTKHKRIHTGEKPFSCGDCGKSFRQKGALTYHKRIHTGEKSFSCGDCGKSFLQNGDLTKHKRIHTGEKPFSCGYCGKSFCWKKQLNLHVLTHTRN, encoded by the exons ATGTCTATACTACATTCGTTTCGCGTGTTTTCAGACAAGTGCTTATCCTCGACTGCCCTGGAGATTGTCGGTGCGTTCCAGAAATTTTTTGTAGAGTATCAGGAAGACAATGATCGGCTAAGAAAATTGCTTGGAATCCCAAGGGAAATAAAATATCGTCGAATCG AGTCCTTGCAGTTGTCTCTGGCAGTCTCTGAAGAGGAGGTTCCCCCTGCACTGCAGCGCCTTGATCAGGAGTGGAGCGGGTGTCTGGGACAGAAGGACCCAGAGCCCATACAGATTAAAGAGGAACAGTATGAACTCCGAACTAGTCAGGAGGAAGAGCAGTTTCAGGGGCTTGTTAATACAGAAGACTCCTTATCCACTCCTTTCCATGTAAAAATGGAATGTGGTCAGGAGGACCCACTTCGTAATGCCATACTAGAGGAATACCCCACTTTCGGTCAACTGGAAATGTCTAAACTAGAGtcatttagtttgtttttaaatgagttCTTAGCGGCATCTGCTGTTAAGATTTTGAAGGCAGTAAAGAAAACTGTTGCGGAGTACCGAGAAGAGAATGATCACCTACGGAGAATGCTTCAGTTAACTCCAGAGGTAAAATTATATCAAACAG ATTCCCTAAAGTTCTCTCTTGCAGTCTCTGAGGCCGAGTTCCCCCCTGAACAACAGCACCATGAGCCGGAGTGGAGGCTAAGTCTGGGACAGAAGGACCCAGAATCAATACAGATTAAAGAAGAACAGGAGGAACTCAGGACCAGTCAGGAGGAAGAGCAGTTTCAAGGGCTCCTGGATACAAAAGACTGTATACTCACTCCTTGTATGAAAAGTGAATATGATCAGGAGGTCCAACATTGGTCTTTGACTCTTCCCCAAACCCAGACTGTAAAGAGAAGAGAGTGTTATTCTAAAACAATTGCTATCAAACCCTTTGGCCTTGTGACCCATCCAACGTCTCTTGACCCTCCAGATAATCAACACAACTCATCCAGCCACAGCTCAGCCATAAATGGCGACCAAGTCAGACTGGACAGTAGACCACCATTGGATCCCAGCCCTCCATCGGATCCCAGTCCATCATCGGATCCCGGCCCACcaattgagaaacactgttcaAATCCCAGCACAAGAAAAGCCCACAGTTGCTCTGACTGTGGTGAAATGTTTGCTTTGAAAAGTGACTTAGAGATGCATGTGATTCTTGCCATGAAGAGACCCAGTTCATGCTGTTTCTGCAAAAAACTCTATACCTCCACCTGTAAACTAAAGGCCCACATCCAACTCTGTCACAGTGGGAAACCCAACACCTGCCTGATTTGTGGCAAGGTCTTCAAACTAAAGCAATATCAGTCTAGGCACATGAGAATTCATGCAGAAGAGAAACCATTTGGCTGTGGGgactgtgggaaaagcttcCATAGTAAAGGGGCCTTAACAGAACATGCGCGtattcacacaggagagaaaccatttagCTGTGGGGACTGTGGGAAATGCTTCAATCATAAGGGCGTCCTAACATATCATAAACGTAttcacacaggtgagaaaccaTTTCACTGTGGGgactgtgggaaaagcttcCATCAAAATGGGGACCTTACAAAGCATAAACGtattcacacaggagagaaaccatttagCTGTGGGgactgtgggaaaagcttcAGACAAAAGGGGGCCCTAACATATCATAAACGtattcacacaggagagaaatcATTTAGCTGTGGTGACTGTGGAAAAAGCTTCCTTCAAAATGGGGACCTAACAAAGCATAAACGTAttcatacaggagagaagccatttAGTTGTGGTTACTGCGGGAAAAGCTTTTGTTGGAAGAAGCAACTAAACTTGCACGTCCTGACTCACACAAGAAATTGA
- the LOC105009033 gene encoding protein rapunzel, which produces MSNINLEEEKAKLKQVGVTALKCMSVISSELAVIHPIFGVAGSLIRLVLHQVDDEEIQDLKSEFASVNRKLDELSAQNNSTLQNIKVVTTECQYWQLEQNLHSQYCAFMNMVNARPEHIESKKEDFKKRYAQDMDDQNLHTLYDSVVGTGKAFSEPILKVYLEHSKRNHHVMKMLIIRLNQLFCIALTSFMGHRTILMEGKDQKEIWKYEESLIKEWEKKMDDVQKSMQKALMECSK; this is translated from the coding sequence ATGTCCAATATTAATCTTGAAGAGGAAAAAGCCAAGCTGAAGCAGGTTGGGGTGACGGCACTGAAGTGTATGTCTGTCATATCCTCAGAATTGGCTGTGATCCACCCGATCTTTGGTGTTGCAGGCAGTCTGATACGATTGGTGCTTCACCAGGTAGACGATGAAGAGATCCAGGATCTGAAGAGTGAGTTTGCGTCTGTGAACAGGAAACTGGATGAGCTTTCTGCGCAAAACAACAGTACTCTGCAAAATATCAAGGTGGTCACAACGGAATGCCAGTATTGGCAATTGGAGCAGAATTTGCACAGCCAGTACTGTGCGTTCATGAATATGGTGAATGCCCGTCCTGAGCACATAGAGAGCAAGAAGGAGGATTTCAAAAAACGTTATGCTCAGGACATGGATGACCAGAACCTACACACACTCTACGACAGCGTGGTGGGCACTGGCAAAGCATTCAGTGAGCCCATCCTGAAGGTGTACCTGGAGCACTCAAAGAGAAACCACCATGTCATGAAGATGCTGATCATACGTCTCAACCAACTGTTCTGCATTGCCTTGACCTCCTTCATGGGCCACAGAACCATCTTGATGGAGGGCAAAGACCAAAAGGAAATCTGGAAGTATGAGGAGAGCCTCATTAAGGAGTGGGAAAAAAAGATGGATGATGTGCAGAAGAGCATGCAGAAAGCCCTCATGGAGTGTAGTAAATAG